DNA sequence from the Hippoglossus stenolepis isolate QCI-W04-F060 chromosome 17, HSTE1.2, whole genome shotgun sequence genome:
ACCCTCCTCCCCACAGTACTTAGTGGCCCTTTCTGCAAGTAACAATTAAGTAATAAATATCTGTAATGTATTCTCAAAGAATTTCCTGAAATCCATACAGATCCTCGTCCATATAATTTGGTTCCATTAGACTCGGTTAATAATTCATCCTCAAAGTGATTAATATTTTATGCTCCAACTTCTTTAAAAACAGAGGATCAGAGGGGAATTTATCACGAGAGATTTCCCGAGTACAGCAACTCCGGAGTCTCCCTGCTCACCTGTCGGGTCAAAATCCACAAAATAATTGGGGCAGTTTTGAGACGTGTGCGTTCCTGCCGGAGTATCGCCCCAGCAAAGCCAGCCATCCCAGTTACGACTGCAGTGAATCCCTAAAACAACAAAGTCACAGGGAGAGTTAAAACGTCCAAAGAGCAGTAGCACAATGACAGAAAGTCAAGGCTTTGGTTCATTGAGATCTGACCACTACCTGATTTGTTATAAGGTACATCTCGATTCATTTTCTCAAAGCATTTGTACTGGCTGTCGAGGATCTTCTTCCGCACGATTTCCTGTTCTTGGGGGTTAACTGTGGGGCTGACCGTGGCTTCATCAGCGGGCTGATCCTCAGCGCCTCCGGAGAGCTGGGCAGCTACCTTCATTTTagtgacacgcacacacagccgCATACATACATAGTCATTATCAGCCAGGATGACGCAATGAGCAGTGAAGCAATAGGGTGAAACGTATGACACGCAATTATGGCACATAATTCGACAAATTTCCTCAGCAAATCATATTAAGCTGTGCATGTACGACCCTGTGAAATCTATGCTTATCACTATATTTGGTCTGAGGTTTAGTAGTGGAAGCTGCACACATACTCTTCATTTTCTTACAGTGGTGGGGGCCGCATGCCTTCAGCTTGCAGAAAAAGACATCAGTACTGCTAAGATGAGTTGATTATTAGATATATTGTAAACAAGAGATAACCTTCAACTTCTCCTTAGTGTTGACAGCACACAGTGTATAGTTAGTCAATGTGCTGTTGGTCTCTGGATCGCGAAACCACAGGCCGTCCTCTCCACAGTACTTAGTTGCCTTGGCTGTAAAAAGTGATAAATCTATATTTAGTTACAATTTCTATAAATCTATATTCTatacattttagattttgttaATAATTCCTTTATCATGAGAGCTTAACAAGTCTCACTGTCACTGCTTACCTGTGGGGCCCAAGGCAAAAACATAATCAGGGCAGCTCTGGGAGGCGTAGGTTCCAGCTGGAGTATCATCCCAGCACAGCCAGCCATCCCAGTTCCGTCTACAGTACAGAcctgcagcggcagcagcaaaCCCAGGAAAAAGTATTACAAATGTTGACAGGCCTCTTGCTTGTGCAAAAGTGAACTGTAGGAATCACATCAGAAGAGTTGCACAGAAAAGGCTCAGTGGAGACAGCATCAGTACCTGAAGTGTTCAAAGGTGGATCTCGATTTATCTTGAGGAGGCATTTGTATTGATTCTCAAGcattttcacttcctgtggaaaaacaaaccaagtcaaattattgataaataattttaaaataaattgatcCCTCACAAGCTCAGTCAAAGACATTAACTTATGCAAGTGACCATAGTAAACTCTTCAGCTGAGACTGAATTGGTTCACATTAGTATCCTAAACTATTTTGTACCTTTTGTTAATACGGATCAAAATCATCGTGTGTCTGATCTGATCTACTGAATGCCTGTTAAGTTACATCTCTATATAATGTACCATTTTaactctgctgtttttaaatgctgttaatttttttatttgaaatggtttacatttgaattagttcattagaatttggtggcagtttgtattttcagattttctgatAAAGTGAAAACCCTACCATACCTGCTATTATATTATAACTGTTaacagttgttttttcttttgattaaCATGTCCCAAACATGAAGGAAGATTTGTAAATTACAATAAGTACAAAAGAGGTAATAAATTACATGAACAAAGCATTACCCTTTGTCTTTTGTCATGGGTGGTAGCACACAGTGTATAGTTGGTCCAAATCCTCTTGGTCTCTGCGTGGTGAAACCATTGCCCGTCCTCTCTGCAGAATTTAATCACCGTTTCTGTAGAGAATAATTATGAGATTAAATCCCACCTCTTTAAATACTCTCAGCACAGGATTAAAGGGGAATTTGCCACAAGAGGGTAAAATGATCTTCCTGCTAACCCTGCTCACCTTCAGGATCTAAGTCAGTAAAATAATTTGGGCAGCTCTGGGAGGCGTAGGTTCCCGCTGCAGTATCGTCCCAGCATAGCCAGCCATCCCAGTTACGACTGCAGAACAGAcctgcagcaataaaaacaaagaaatgtttacAGGTATCTTTGTTATAAAATTGTCCAACATAAAAACCCATgttgatataaaatataaatatgtttgttgGTGGATCATAGTGACGTAGTGGGCTAGTACCTGATTTGTCATACGGAGGATCTCGCTCCATTTTCTCGAagcatttcttttcattctcaAAGACCATTTTCTGAACATCGCTGCTTTTTTCTTTGTAGGCCTCAATGGCCTCAATGGTTGTCAACTCTCCTGCAGCGCCCCTCAAAAAATGGGGGATTTCCTTCAGAGAAGAAAAACTCAATGTAAAAATAGCGTACAGAGAAACGAAGGCTAGATTTGTCTTGTTCAAAGGGAAACCAGTATCCCAATATCAATGTCAGTGTCCAAATACCTGTAATTTGTCCTTTGAATCAGGCTGACATGTGGAACCAGTTTCTTTTACCCAGTTGCCCAATTTGTCACAATATTTGGTCACTTTTTCTGTAAAAGAGTAACAGCACAATCCATTAGAAGATTTTCCTGAAAGCTGCGTTTTATTGTATGAGATTACTTATTGTTTTTGATTGGGGTTCATGTCCCGTAAAGAATCTCTGTATTCTTTGgctctgtctttgtttataAGCAGTAGTACTCTATGTTGGCATCATCCAAACCCACACGTCTGACCCTGAATCATTACAGAACATTACAGAACAACTGTGATTGATTTAACTTGGCACACGTCTTCAAACGTTATGTCAAGCAGGACATTTTTGGGGTATTCTTCTgccaaattttaaaaaagttggGCTTAAAACCACATGTATTGTAGATCCACAAATGGGCAAAGAATGAGATCATATTGTTCCTGACAACACCGACCATTGCACGACTGCCTAGTCTTCTCTGACAGCTCATCTAGTTTTCAACAATCATTTCCAACCGTACGTCTCCCCCAAAGCCTCGAATCAGCAGCATCAGTTTTCAGAAGAGGAGCCATAAGGGGGACTCTTAATGTCAGAGGCATTTTGGGAAGATCCTTTATGAGCTTCCTCTTAAAAAAcacctcctctgttctctcattcatattctctctcctcatccatctctctggCTTTGACATCCCCATCTTTTGTATAatccctcttttctttgctTCTCTCCTTTCTTACATACTCTGTTCACTcgcctctctgtcctctccctcacctcccttCTCTCTATCATGCTGCATAGCCTAAATCAGACATTTCTTGTCTCCAGATCTCTGCAACTAGACATTATTGAGCCTGGCTTTCCTCACCATGTAAACTGCACATATTTCTGTAAGTacttatttcaatttaaatcaatttcaCAGTCAATTTgactaattaaaacatgtcaacatTTGACAAATATAATAGACGCAACGTACAGCTGGGGctgattaaaatgtcattacTTGTGCAGGTATTTCGTTAAACCAAAGTATAGGACATAAAAATCCTGATGTAATTATAGTGCAAAGTCCAGGCATTGCTTGAAGGTATTATAGTTATTTCTGGAACAAATCCAACTGGTGGATATTGAGATATTTCACCAAATTTGCTGGTAGTGTTAAAGCAAGATTTTATGACAGTCGgccaatagttgttgagatattttattCAGGACTAAACTGATAGACTGATGGACTGTTAGTGTCATGTCTAGGGCAGCTAGCATAGCTTATAAAAAGAAGTGAGGAGTTATTGTGAACtaaacactgtatataaagatagacgacatgaatgctgcccaaaagtgaagcGTCTTGTAATTACATGGTTAAATTAAATAGAATTTCCTAAAATATGAGCTATAACCTCCCTGCTCTTCCTTTATATCATGACTTCCCCCTCATACACAGAGAAGACTGGTTCATTTTATTGTGTTGCCTGCTGACCAATTCAAACGTTGTGCAGAAAACTGGAAAACCTGAATTCCCAGCATTCTCGTTTCAGCCAGCTGTGTTTTGTGGATGAAGTGTAAGAAGTGCAAAACTGTCTTACCAGTCGGGTCCCGGTCAGGATGTTCTGGACAGTTTTGTGTTACAGATGTCCCAGCTGGTGTCTCATCCCAGCAAAATAAACCATCCCATATACGTCCACAGAATGTACCTCCAGAGGGGAATgagccaaaaaagaaaaagaagtgtaATGACTAATCTGGATAGTTTCCAACACACATTTTGTATGTCTTCAGTTGTTTGTAGTGAGGGTCAGTGTAACATGGTTTCCCTACAGCCCATGAAAATGATGTTAACCCAAAGTTTCTACTCTAAAAGCCCTTGAACCAGTGCAGcaaccccaccaccaccattatctctaacaacaacaccaccaccaTTATCTCTAACAACAACACCCGCATTTTGATCCCAATCTCCCACCTTACAACCCTGTGATTGTGATGCTCTCCCAGATGCAATTGATTTGGCCTCAAGAAGCCTTGTAATGACTTCTCACCGGTTCTGTTGTCTTGGTGGTCTTTGTTGGACAGCTGAAGACATTGGAATTGACCCTGGCTCACCGCCggactctgtccctctgtcatGCTCTGTCCACGCCTAAGTGATGGGTCTGAGATTGGCTCAGTCCCTGCTGCAGCCCTGTGCTATAGAGACGACATTAGCAGTGAGCAAAGGGCAGAAGAAATCATGCATAATACTAATTTGCATTTGGGTATAGTGTAGATCGGAAGGTGAGAATGTGTGTGgtggttgcttctctgatctACATTCCCTGGACTTTAAAAAGTAAGATAAAGCATTAATATCAAGAGAGAAGATTTTAGTCAAATTTGTgatatttaaaagtttttatgATGCTTTGATTAAGATATGCAACCTTACAAAGGATGAGCATCTAAATAGAAGAGTGAGCTTGCAAAGTTTCTGAAGCATCTTCAAAGCTGATTCGATGAGGATTTCACTACACTCTGAAATCCTTGCCCCTTTCCATTCATGTAAGTCATTAAAGTGTGTTCGGCAGCTCACAAAAGAACGAAGCATCAGTTTTTCTCAAACTGAATCTTATCTATTGTCTGTACCTGGAGGTAGCTTTAGAATTGAAGAAGCCCGCTGTGAGAAATGCCGATCTTGATAATGCTCACTGAAGTGATAAAGAGCCCATTTTGCTTTGACTTATCTCAAAACATTTTTGGCTCAAAATTAAGCCTCTCAGAGCGCCAGGCTCATCCACTCACATGTTCTGAATCATTTGAGGGTTTTTTCGTGCTGTGCCTGGGAGATTGTCTTCATGTGCTTTATCACAATTGAGATGAAAACCTCCTACCTTTGACTCTTTGTAGAAAGGAATACTCATGATACCAAAATATCATTCCTACCTGTTGGACAAAAGCATGCAAAAGGCAAAACCTTTGAAATAGAAAAACTGAGAGTGCTGTCCCATGTAGCAGTTTAGCAGCCGTACATATGATGTCACTCCAAGCATTGAAGTAAATGACGTCATACATACGACCACCAGGCCACCACCAGTATCGTCAGAtggatgagaaaaaagaaaaaaaaacgtctctCCTCCTTTAGTACAGCTCATTAATCCTCCTGAATCGACTTGACATTAGCACTCCAGCAAAAAACAGTCCAGAAACATGAAGCAGAACAGCAAAGAGACATCAGACACACAGCATTTGGCACAGGAAACTATCCAGGACCTCACTGTCTAGGCTGATGCTGAACAGCAAAGGAAACTGAAATGGCAAATTTCCATTTCTCTCTAACATTGAAGAATAGGggaccattttttttttaacgaggGACCATAACTCAAGAAAGAGTATTTCTGAAGTTAAGGCTTTAAAAGAATCCTGAAGTGAACGTGTCCACGGGGACTGATGCTGACATCCTTGTAACCAGTTGGTAACAATGATAAGTGAATGGGGTCTAGCTCTGAGCATTGGGCAATTTTGAGCCCATGTGTTTAAAATATCATTTGTTAAAGGACGGTCATTAAGTTGATTTGTGTAattttaaaagcagcaaatccatGAAAGGAAATTTCCGAACAGGATTTGATAAACTAGAACACCTTCATCCGACAACTAGGCATATTTTAAAAGACATGATTTTCACATATATTCTAAAACCTTTAACCAATGATTCATGAATCATGTAATTTTCCAAACACCAGAGCGCACTGTGAATATGGATCCATCCTCAGAGCTGAACTAGTAAAATAACGTCATAGGTTCTGCattaagattttacattttaggTGGGCACAAACCACCAACGTCCACTCCAACCCCCAACACCTTTATAATAAATTCAGTAGATAAGAACACATATTCTTATACTTCAATATATGTGTGGGACCTTTTGTCAGGAATGTGTTGACCAATATGTCATTGTGCTCatatattaaaacaacataCTTGTAAATTCCTACTTGCAATGTTTCCAAACACATCCATGGAAATAAATATTGAACATATATTTATGAGAATAATTATTATGTTCTAATGCAGAATTTTCAAGGGAATCGAGGGTTTTGCATGAAGTTAAGCTCTTGATTTACGTGTGTTATGGGAATTTTACGAGTTGCATGTGTTGCACTTCTGCTAGCTTGCCTAATCTTTTCAgttaaagggacattttgataaaataacaaactgtgtacaaataataaaatgtgtaatCGTAATGgttaaagtatatatatatgtacaaaatacacaacagtTACAccaactacaaaaaaaacaaatggcaaTTGTATTACTTTTTCAATTTGTGCCTATATCCACACAAAGAGGTAAAATTGAAGACGTCCTGCATATAATATGtgtattaaagtaaaagtagtaAAAATCAGTTAGAAAGTGGTGAACCCCCATGAACAAACATCATGTCATTGATCATACCTCCTCTCTTTTAGGCCATCCAAGTTTTTAATGAACAAGCTGAACTAATTATAAACTATAATTACTTTGAAAGTGTGAGTGAATATTAATCATGATATTTTTTGCTGATAAAAGAAAACCACTCGACCACAACACATTACATGCCTACAGCAGTTAATGAAAATTGAATCCTGTGCTCCAACAACTACGGCACACATAATGGACAAAATGAGAAACAGGACCTTTTGACAGCATTCTGCGAATTAAAAGATGAGAGCTTACCACCAGGAGAAGCCATAGGGTCCACAGGGAGCCCGCTAACTTCATATCTTCCTCTCACGGGCAAATCTgcaggaaggaagaggagaacgACGAGTTAAAACGACCAGAAAACAAGATGCCTGCCGTGAAAGTGAGTGAACAAACAGTGTGGCTGTATCAACTCAGGATTACTCTCTCTCGGGAGAAGACCGCAACAGCAATCATTAATCTGAAATGCAAAACACTGCAGTAGAAGTGATGCAGTTTGTGacatttccctctgtgtgtgggcatgtgtcagagagagaaagtgtttgCATACCAATATGTGAAACATCAGTATGATAGAGTAACGTAATGTTGTTTGAGGAAAATTaagctggaaaaaaacacaagactgaGACAAAGTCAGACATAAATAGTTGATGGTTATCAATCGTCTTGTGCTGAGGCTGTGGATGAGCGGCCAGTTTAGTACCCGAGTGCACGTGAGATTAGAATTCACTCCAGGTCTCTTTGCTTTGGCGTGCTGAGTCCCTGTTGGAATCCCATCACTCCACAGTTTGAATAGTTAGGATGACTTACTGGTTGCTTTCCACACCCCACAGCAGCCCAGGGGGCTGGTTGTTCAGCAGACACATATGCATAAGGAAGTCATTGAAGTCACTGGGAAAGGTTAGCAGGATTGATAGTATTGGTTTTGGCTTTTGGGAGCAAACCAGTGGTAGGCTACTGAGCATTATTTTGACAAATAACTACAGAAAAGAGATGTCTGGATTTTACCTTGGATTTCTCATCTGTTTTCCAAGGTTTTTAAAACACGAAACttactgtaaatacagtaaTTGAAAGTACATATGAGGATGgatattttcattaatattaGTCCCAGATGAATCCTGTTCTGGATCTAGACTCAGAAAAtggttaagataagataagtaaGTCCTTATGAGAATCAGGAGGAAAGTTTCCAGACATgtgacggatgcaaaactgaagtaatacaaatatttcaggattaAAAAGAGTTGCCAGAAGATGTCCAACATTGAGAGCTTTTACTAATAAGGGCCGacactggtgttgatgtgctgaaaacaaaaataacatgatttCCGCTGTGGATTTCAACCATTAAGTCCTGCCTCCAACAAGCTCTACCCAGACGCAACCCCTCCCCTGAATGTTCCACAAAATGACTTTTTGTTGTGAAAATTTCTGACTCagacgatctcctgctgtgttattCAAAAGTAAAAGGTAATTCTAGTAAATTTCCTCGCACAATTTTCTGTACACTttgcagagttcatgtctgaaacagcTCTCCTAACAAGGTAGTTTTGGAAGGCACTGACAAAcgatttttgtcatttatggATGGAGGATTCATTGAACAGGTAGTTGAATAAAAATCTGCAGGAATTATGTAAGTGTTTTTGGAGGTAGGTACCAGCTGAGGTGATCTACTAAAACTCCAGTAATCcctaaaacattttaacattagaAAACACTCTCTgtgcatgaataaaatattttccatCAGTCCATTTCATATATTAATATCTCTGCTGCACATCTGACAGTTTACTCAACCTCAAGACTCCCGGCTATATTTATGTTTCAGCGGGCCCGGGTGGAGGGCTCTTTCTACAACTATGTCTTTCTATCTTACCCATTATCTCTGAGCATGTCTCTAAACATAGGCACCAGAGCACCCTTGGCCCATTAGCTCCTCTGTGATATGAACACTGAGGCCATGAAGCATGTGCAGTTCATTACAGACACCAGACCCCCTGTagagaagacaaagagaagcactCAAACAGGATGGATGAGTGCGAACTATATGGCTTGTATATCAGATGCACCCCAGGAAAGCTGTTTGACATTAAAGCCGCTGTAGATCACATGACAGATCAATTACTCTGGGGCTTATGATCTTTCGAATTTTAATTACGACTTGAGCTCTAAACATAGAAACATTAGCAACATTATTTCCTGTGTGGTGACTGTCAGCataaaccataaactgtatataaagatagacaacTTGAAGATACattatttggagccagactctgcacagtagtgattgTGGTGTGAAGGCAGGATATTGAGGCGCTGCCCATacacacgcttgaccaatcacaagtcactGTCAGCAGGAGGAAGGGTTTAttacctttactgcagccagccactagca
Encoded proteins:
- the calcr gene encoding calcitonin gene-related peptide type 1 receptor, encoding MKLAGSLWTLWLLLVHRAAAGTEPISDPSLRRGQSMTEGQSPAVSQGQFQCLQLSNKDHQDNRTGTFCGRIWDGLFCWDETPAGTSVTQNCPEHPDRDPTEKVTKYCDKLGNWVKETGSTCQPDSKDKLQEIPHFLRGAAGELTTIEAIEAYKEKSSDVQKMVFENEKKCFEKMERDPPYDKSGLFCSRNWDGWLCWDDTAAGTYASQSCPNYFTDLDPEETVIKFCREDGQWFHHAETKRIWTNYTLCATTHDKRQREVKMLENQYKCLLKINRDPPLNTSGLYCRRNWDGWLCWDDTPAGTYASQSCPDYVFALGPTAKATKYCGEDGLWFRDPETNSTLTNYTLCAVNTKEKLKVAAQLSGGAEDQPADEATVSPTVNPQEQEIVRKKILDSQYKCFEKMNRDVPYNKSGIHCSRNWDGWLCWGDTPAGTHTSQNCPNYFVDFDPTERATKYCGEEGQWFRHPDTNRTWSNYTLCNENTKAKLKSAYILFYMAIVGHALSTASLLISLAIFFYFRSLSCQRITLHKNLFCSYVLNSALTIIYLVAVVNNPEVVGRNPVGCKVLHFFHMYMLGCNYFWMLCEGIYLHTLIVVAVFAEEQHLHWYYLLGWGFPLVPASIHAVARKKYFDDNCWMSVETHLLYAVHGPIVAALLVNLFFLLNIIRVLVTKLRDTHRAESNMYMKAVRATLILVPLLGIQFVVFPWRPENRLAGEVYEYIMHILMHYQGLLVATIFCFFNGEVQATLKRQWMQYKTQWGQRRKDHCSMRSTSYTATSISEVPAFMYNHDCNSEYLNGRHMEDSELEKLKTGDTYA